The sequence GCGCCGGGCCCGCTCCAGCCACGGGCCGAACTCGCTGTCCAGGACCAGCCGTCCGAGCTTGCGGTACTCCGCGAGGACGGCCGCGACCAGCTGCTCCGTGTCCAGCGGGCGGCCCGACTCCGCCGCCTGGTACGCGGCGGTGACCGCGCAGGCGCGGATGGAGCCGCCCGTCAGCTCGAAGCGCTCCGCACAGGTCGGCAGGTCGAGGCCGGGGTCGCGGGGGACCTCCGTGCCCAGGCAGCGTTCCCACAGGGCCAGCCGCTGCTGCGCGTCCGGTACGGGGAAGTCGGCGACCACGTCGAGCCGGCGGGTGAACGCCTCGTCCAGGTTGGCCCGCAGGTTGGTGGTGAGCACGGCGATGCCGTCGAAGGACTCGACGCGCTGGAGGAGATAGGCCGACTCCACGTTGGCGTGCCGGTCCTGCGCGTCCTTGACCTGCGAGCGCTTCCCGAAGACGGCGTCCGCCTCGTCGAACAGCAGCACCGCGTTGACATCGGACGCCTCGGCGAAGATCCGCTCCAGGTTCTTCTCGGTCTCGCCGACGTACTTGTCCACCACGGACGACAGGTCCACGACGTACAGCTCCATGCCCAGGTCGGCAGCGACGACCTCCGCGGACATGGTCTTGCCCGTCCCGGACTCCCCGGCGAACAGCGCGACGATGCCCCGCCCCCGGCCCCCGCCCGGCCGCATCCGCCACTGCCCGAGCACCTGCTCCCGGTGGCGGGCGCGCAGGGCCAGGTCGGAGAGCTGGCGGCGGGTCGACGGGGGCAGCACGAGGTCGTCCCAGCCGACGGCGGGCTCGATACGGCGGGCGAGCCGGGCGAGCCCCGCCCCGTTCTGGGCCCGGACGGCGGTCCGCAGGTCCCCGGCCACCACCGGGCGGCCCTCCAGCGCGGCCAGCCGGGAGGCGACGGCGGCGGCGCGGCGGATCTGGCCCGAGTCCAGCCGGTAGGCGCGGGTGGCGTCGGCGAGATCCGCGTCGGCCGTCGCGGTACCGGCGGCGAGCCCGGTCCGGGCACCGGCCCCGGTGAGCGCGTGCCGCCACCGCCGTGCCGCGTCCGACGGGTCCGGCGACGGGACGGGGACCGCCACCGGGCTGTCACCGGCCCACAGCGGGTCCCAGTTCTTCTTGCCGTACAGGATCAGGGGCGAGCCGCCGCCGACCGCCGCGCAGAGCGCGCCGACCAGGGCGGCGCCCTTGGGCTGCTCGGGGGCGAGCGTCTCCAGCGGGCCGACGACGAGACCGCCGCCGCTCAGCCGCGCCTCGGTCGCCAGGAGCCGCACGGCTGTTGCCGGTTCCGGGGCGGCGGCCAGCCCGGCCGCGTCCACCACCAGCGGGTGCAGCCCGGCCGTGACGAGCGCGTCGGCCGCGAGGCCGCCGGGGTCACCGCCGCGGTCCAGCAGATGCACGAGGCCGCTGCCGGTGCCCGCCGCCGCCGCGATCCGCAGGGTGGCCTCGCAGGGCTCCGGGCGCTCCCGCGGCGGCCGGGCCGCCCG comes from Streptomyces sp. Mut1 and encodes:
- a CDS encoding ATP-binding protein, encoding MTTAHQAPPGLQEPDGASPPPVADLWERLGRVEQRVRLAVALRRETDPEPDDPYRGQYLTAAAADRILESRDAFRPVPAHGAGEDSPERGRIAALAERFGLVAPDLDLLLVAMAPDIDARFERLYGYLNDDLTRRRATIGLALELCGLPAAGPGRFRFSPSAPLVAAGLVEVTEAERPLLSRVLRVPDRITAHLLGDDGVDGRLHGLVRAARPPRERPEPCEATLRIAAAAGTGSGLVHLLDRGGDPGGLAADALVTAGLHPLVVDAAGLAAAPEPATAVRLLATEARLSGGGLVVGPLETLAPEQPKGAALVGALCAAVGGGSPLILYGKKNWDPLWAGDSPVAVPVPSPDPSDAARRWRHALTGAGARTGLAAGTATADADLADATRAYRLDSGQIRRAAAVASRLAALEGRPVVAGDLRTAVRAQNGAGLARLARRIEPAVGWDDLVLPPSTRRQLSDLALRARHREQVLGQWRMRPGGGRGRGIVALFAGESGTGKTMSAEVVAADLGMELYVVDLSSVVDKYVGETEKNLERIFAEASDVNAVLLFDEADAVFGKRSQVKDAQDRHANVESAYLLQRVESFDGIAVLTTNLRANLDEAFTRRLDVVADFPVPDAQQRLALWERCLGTEVPRDPGLDLPTCAERFELTGGSIRACAVTAAYQAAESGRPLDTEQLVAAVLAEYRKLGRLVLDSEFGPWLERARRRD